One window from the genome of Magnolia sinica isolate HGM2019 chromosome 4, MsV1, whole genome shotgun sequence encodes:
- the LOC131243379 gene encoding LOB domain-containing protein 1-like, which translates to MDPNETTTTTTTTGSFSLSPSPSPSSSPPLPIHSPPSVVVSPCAACKILRRRCVEKCVLAPYFPPTEPLKFTTAHRVFGASNIIKFLQELPESQRADAVSSMVYEANARIRDPVYGCAGAICQLQKQVSELQTQLAKAQAELINMQTQQANLVAIIYMEMAHSQSQPLVDSYLANNPQIFQANNGSFPEDSSNLGHVWEPLWT; encoded by the exons ATGGATCCAAACGAAACcactacaacaacaacaacaaccggTTCTTTTTCTCTATCTCCATCTCCTTCTCCTTCATCCTCTCCCCCTCTTCCTATCCATTCTCCCCCATCTGTTGTAGTCAGCCCTTGCGCCGCATGCAAAATCCTTCGCCGAAGATGTGTCGAAAAATGCGTTCTGGCACCTTATTTCCCGCCAACGGAACCACTCAAGTTCACCACTGCTCATAGGGTGTTTGGTGCCAGCAACATCATCAAGTTCTTGCAG GAACTCCCAGAAAGTCAGAGAGCAGATGCAGTAAGCAGTATGGTGTATGAAGCGAATGCTCGTATTAGAGATCCGGTGTATGGATGTGCAGGAGCGATTTGCCAGCTCCAGAAACAAGTAAGCGAGCTTCAGACGCAACTAGCCAAGGCGCAAGCAGAGCTGATCAACATGCAGACCCAACAGGCTAATCTTGTGGCCATCATTTACATGGAGATGGCTCACTCTCAATCCCAACCGTTGGTGGACTCCTACTTGGCCAATAATCCTCAAATCTTCCAGGCTAATAACGGCAGTTTCCCTGAAGACAGCAGCAATCTTGGCCACGTGTGGGAACCGCTGTGGACATGA